The following coding sequences are from one bacterium SCSIO 12741 window:
- a CDS encoding DUF4325 domain-containing protein, translating to MQKRKSNRNTWFRQNNSTIKFTGKLNSFNVKDFCSAINRFKQSENENLTVDFSRVMQAYPNGVLPIISTITEIRDEGYDVYVKLPQSDNVRRLFRSVNWAHFLSPAQFEKSESTHDRHLVTRNFRDENEQTQVVNDFMDVVLRSIEVPKDVLSGLEWSINEITDNVLNHSQGINGGFVQVSTYPTNGQIAFAVADSGKGILTSLKERFPSLRTDMQAIGEAVKAGVTSNPKYGQGNGLAGSLRVATLTGGSLEVTSGSARVISTIDNTTRNNRKDYQYYQGTLVCGQIKVTSDFSISKALNFGMDEDYEPGNVIDYHYEMEDEDCLFLSMKNETTGFGTRRSGKQINTKINNLIKAKPSYPLVIDWEGVPVISSSFADEMIGKLFLKMGAISFSSIIRNTNMEPLIRNLLDKAIAQRLTQANDGE from the coding sequence ATGCAAAAAAGAAAATCGAATCGAAATACCTGGTTCAGGCAAAATAACTCAACTATTAAGTTTACAGGAAAGCTTAACTCTTTTAATGTTAAGGATTTTTGTTCTGCAATTAATCGATTTAAGCAGTCGGAAAATGAAAATTTGACTGTTGATTTCTCAAGAGTTATGCAGGCTTATCCTAACGGAGTGCTTCCAATAATTTCAACCATCACTGAAATTAGGGATGAAGGATATGATGTATACGTCAAATTACCACAAAGTGATAATGTCAGACGACTGTTTCGAAGTGTTAATTGGGCGCATTTTTTGTCTCCAGCACAATTTGAGAAATCGGAATCAACTCATGATCGACATTTAGTTACTAGGAATTTTAGAGATGAAAATGAGCAGACACAAGTAGTTAATGATTTTATGGATGTCGTTTTGCGGAGCATAGAGGTACCGAAGGATGTACTATCCGGGTTGGAATGGTCAATCAATGAAATTACGGACAATGTTTTGAATCATTCTCAAGGAATAAATGGCGGTTTTGTCCAAGTAAGTACATATCCGACAAATGGACAAATAGCATTTGCTGTTGCTGATTCAGGAAAAGGGATATTGACTTCTCTAAAAGAGAGATTTCCGTCATTAAGGACTGATATGCAGGCGATCGGAGAGGCCGTTAAAGCTGGTGTTACAAGTAACCCGAAATATGGTCAAGGTAATGGACTTGCAGGATCATTAAGAGTTGCTACTCTGACAGGAGGATCCTTGGAGGTTACAAGCGGAAGTGCTAGAGTAATAAGTACAATTGATAATACCACGCGAAACAACCGAAAAGACTATCAATATTACCAGGGTACATTGGTTTGTGGACAGATTAAGGTGACTTCTGATTTCTCAATTTCCAAAGCTCTAAATTTTGGAATGGATGAGGACTATGAGCCTGGAAATGTCATTGATTATCATTATGAAATGGAAGATGAAGATTGTTTATTCCTTTCTATGAAAAATGAAACTACCGGTTTTGGAACAAGACGTTCAGGAAAACAAATTAACACAAAGATTAATAATTTAATAAAGGCAAAGCCGAGTTATCCGTTGGTAATTGATTGGGAAGGAGTCCCTGTAATTTCAAGTAGTTTCGCGGATGAAATGATTGGAAAGTTATTTCTAAAAATGGGGGCTATTTCTTTTTCATCAATAATTAGAAATACCAACATGGAACCATTAATTAGAAATTTACTTGATAAGGCAATCGCTCAAAGATTAACACAGGCGAACGACGGAGAATAG
- a CDS encoding S8 family serine peptidase — MNYSYHLALLCVLLTFCQNSYSQLYEINIENTFEFGSPHSVDHFAIAIDPNSGHQAHLGSTKSNGDFDLLLTLFDDVGDTLWQTSIDHNGQEDYGISVCFDPNGDLFVTGASESSGSTEVLLAHYEANGTQSWKTSWTAAGALAAYPVEILCESVDEFYLTGTVSNTTSLHDVFLAEFDNQGNENWSVQYDYQNEEDAPIDVRIDGNGDLNVAGYSSDSLQDWGMLVLIYDNTGQSIGNNRVSLNTGMDQPTAWAIDNQNNKYIAGFTTTATDGEDLVLVKVNAQNSVDWSRSFDYSGGNDRAFDLTWDNANNLYVCGNGENDAGNTDQLLLKYDLNGNLIWQKEYALQTGRTTEAHQMVIKSGEIYVAGITRAGSTADFLLTAWDNSGAVNWSKSWSNGNEAKGVAHIEPTTNNGISVNGYTSGLASGSYVRFEIDAAYRDLTTETTTGSLSLDYVKNEILLEVNPDLVKRDFADDTDLKQNELYQALDSVLADSIAVRLSEIVDINQLWVSKVNPAFTTSDTLSLARTGQWIELPPLWNQLVLHLNGDINEEQVANLLNETGGIYYAQLNVIPQPLDIPNDPDLQNDDQGALIPTNSFPNSHIFADKAWDVQKGNKRIVTGVFDSGVEWKHHDFTPGDKENPDSSKVSGHDFENDRSFLFLSSKTLPDPGQHGTSCASIIGSTRNDNFGVAGIAGGDWDNNRDYGCLIMAARIGRTTTQPGAWTYLPTSKIVQSFNMMGVKSNTGTGFGIDIANLSIDLGGSLTWPFQYNNNSNNLISIAKAVQNMSRNGVVTVAARGNSGSTAMSFPAVFDDSWTISVGAFDPTRSRRAVSSYDKNMDLLAPGHPSLIQTDNSFQLAATRDFKNTSAAAPHVAGVAALVLSEFNGQSPLYEDLSVEDVEYLVQKYTSTSPTCSSYPSPECGWGALNAQEVMEHMDYPKYRIDHFTHTNFGPGSSVNLGSKTITVTEDVGVIKKGTYTGELIKISKTVSHSIRTQDQVLGHWVRENFSTGLQNPSTGVHVIPGIPGGSITAFSQSSATLETYQYRIKINGSWVYYPGNITMSYGAHLYDANATEADFFTGQEEGIEKQKSSLSVYPNPAGDQVSVRWITSKSEKGTLRVCDLNGSSVYIESKTIVEGQNEWSLSLEGLSSGMYIIELKTAEKFETKRLVIQ; from the coding sequence ATGAATTATTCATACCACCTTGCGCTGCTGTGCGTATTACTGACCTTTTGTCAAAACAGCTATAGCCAACTTTACGAGATCAATATTGAAAACACCTTTGAGTTCGGGAGCCCCCATAGTGTGGATCATTTTGCCATTGCGATTGACCCCAATTCCGGACACCAAGCCCATTTAGGAAGTACAAAATCCAACGGTGATTTTGACCTTTTGCTAACTCTTTTCGATGATGTTGGTGATACCTTATGGCAAACCTCGATAGACCATAACGGACAAGAGGATTACGGAATATCAGTTTGTTTTGATCCGAATGGAGATTTATTTGTAACAGGAGCTTCGGAATCGTCAGGTAGTACGGAAGTCTTATTAGCTCATTACGAGGCCAACGGAACCCAATCCTGGAAGACAAGTTGGACCGCGGCGGGAGCATTGGCCGCATATCCGGTTGAGATTCTTTGTGAGTCCGTTGATGAATTCTATTTGACCGGAACGGTATCCAATACGACTTCCCTTCACGACGTCTTTTTAGCTGAATTCGATAACCAGGGTAATGAGAACTGGTCAGTACAATACGATTATCAAAACGAAGAAGATGCTCCTATTGATGTTCGGATTGACGGAAACGGTGATCTGAACGTTGCCGGATATAGCTCAGATAGCTTGCAAGATTGGGGCATGCTTGTACTGATCTACGACAATACCGGTCAAAGTATCGGAAACAACCGGGTTTCTCTAAACACCGGAATGGATCAGCCAACGGCTTGGGCAATTGATAACCAGAATAACAAATACATCGCTGGATTTACAACAACCGCAACAGACGGTGAAGATCTTGTTCTGGTTAAGGTAAATGCGCAAAATTCGGTGGACTGGTCTAGGAGTTTTGACTACTCAGGAGGAAATGACCGGGCTTTTGATCTTACCTGGGACAATGCTAATAATCTTTACGTATGTGGTAATGGAGAAAATGATGCCGGAAACACCGACCAATTGCTCCTAAAATATGACCTCAATGGAAATCTGATCTGGCAAAAGGAATATGCCCTTCAAACCGGAAGAACGACCGAAGCTCACCAAATGGTGATAAAATCCGGTGAGATTTATGTCGCAGGTATTACCAGGGCTGGTTCAACGGCTGATTTTCTGTTGACCGCTTGGGACAATAGTGGAGCGGTTAACTGGTCGAAAAGTTGGAGTAATGGTAATGAGGCCAAAGGCGTTGCTCACATTGAACCCACAACCAATAATGGAATAAGCGTCAACGGTTATACTTCCGGGTTGGCTTCCGGCTCATATGTTCGGTTTGAGATCGATGCCGCTTACCGTGACCTGACCACTGAGACAACCACCGGCTCTTTGTCATTGGACTATGTGAAAAATGAAATATTACTGGAGGTAAACCCGGATCTGGTTAAACGGGATTTTGCCGATGACACTGACTTAAAACAAAACGAATTGTATCAGGCCTTAGATTCGGTCCTGGCCGATTCCATTGCCGTACGTTTATCCGAAATCGTGGATATAAACCAGCTATGGGTATCTAAAGTAAACCCGGCCTTTACTACTTCAGACACTTTATCTCTAGCACGAACCGGGCAGTGGATCGAACTTCCTCCTCTATGGAATCAGCTTGTTTTGCACCTGAATGGAGATATTAATGAGGAACAAGTCGCTAACCTGCTCAATGAAACGGGAGGAATCTATTATGCTCAACTAAATGTGATTCCACAGCCTCTCGATATTCCAAACGACCCCGATCTTCAAAATGATGATCAGGGAGCGTTGATTCCAACCAACTCCTTCCCTAACAGTCACATTTTTGCGGATAAAGCCTGGGATGTACAAAAAGGGAATAAACGGATTGTCACTGGAGTTTTTGACTCCGGAGTGGAATGGAAACACCACGATTTTACACCTGGGGATAAAGAAAATCCCGATTCATCTAAAGTATCTGGCCATGATTTTGAAAACGACAGAAGCTTTTTATTCTTAAGTAGTAAGACTCTTCCAGATCCTGGTCAACACGGCACTTCCTGTGCCAGCATCATAGGGTCTACTCGCAATGACAACTTTGGAGTCGCGGGAATTGCAGGAGGAGATTGGGACAATAACCGAGACTATGGTTGTTTGATCATGGCAGCCCGGATCGGGCGTACCACTACCCAACCCGGAGCCTGGACCTACCTTCCTACAAGTAAAATAGTACAGTCATTTAATATGATGGGAGTGAAATCCAACACCGGGACGGGGTTCGGAATAGATATTGCGAATCTTTCTATTGATTTAGGTGGAAGTTTGACTTGGCCGTTTCAGTACAATAACAATAGCAATAACCTAATTTCGATAGCGAAAGCCGTCCAGAATATGTCCCGAAATGGAGTGGTTACCGTGGCGGCAAGGGGGAATTCTGGAAGTACGGCGATGTCGTTTCCAGCTGTTTTTGACGATAGCTGGACGATCAGTGTTGGGGCGTTTGATCCAACCCGAAGCCGCAGAGCAGTATCTTCTTACGATAAAAATATGGATTTACTGGCTCCGGGTCATCCATCCTTGATTCAGACTGACAATAGTTTCCAGTTAGCGGCTACCCGGGATTTTAAAAATACTTCTGCCGCTGCCCCTCATGTGGCGGGAGTTGCGGCCCTGGTGCTGAGCGAATTTAATGGGCAAAGTCCTTTATACGAGGATCTAAGCGTGGAGGATGTTGAATATCTGGTTCAAAAATATACCTCTACTTCTCCCACTTGCAGTAGCTACCCTTCTCCTGAATGTGGCTGGGGAGCATTGAATGCCCAGGAAGTAATGGAGCACATGGATTACCCAAAATACCGAATCGATCATTTTACCCACACCAATTTTGGGCCGGGTAGTTCTGTGAACCTAGGTAGTAAAACCATTACAGTAACTGAAGATGTTGGTGTAATCAAAAAAGGAACCTACACCGGAGAGTTAATCAAAATATCGAAAACAGTAAGCCATTCCATTAGAACCCAGGATCAGGTATTGGGTCATTGGGTTCGTGAGAACTTTAGTACCGGGTTGCAAAACCCATCTACAGGAGTGCATGTGATTCCGGGTATTCCAGGTGGAAGTATAACCGCTTTTTCTCAGTCCAGTGCTACCCTGGAGACTTATCAGTACCGGATCAAAATAAATGGAAGTTGGGTCTATTATCCTGGCAATATAACAATGAGTTATGGAGCTCACCTTTATGATGCTAACGCTACCGAAGCAGATTTCTTTACCGGCCAGGAAGAGGGCATTGAGAAGCAAAAAAGTTCTCTTTCGGTTTATCCTAACCCAGCAGGTGATCAGGTATCGGTACGATGGATTACTTCTAAGAGTGAAAAAGGAACTTTAAGAGTTTGCGATTTGAACGGCTCATCTGTTTACATAGAATCAAAAACAATTGTTGAAGGACAGAACGAGTGGTCCTTGTCATTAGAGGGGTTAAGCTCAGGTATGTATATAATTGAGTTAAAAACTGCTGAAAAATTTGAAACCAAACGCTTG